Proteins encoded together in one Bombyx mori chromosome 24, ASM3026992v2 window:
- the LOC101735452 gene encoding protein enabled isoform X6 — translation MSEQSISSARASVMVYDDGQKRWVPSGSSSGLSKVHIYHHTQHNTFRVVGRKLNDHEVVINCGIVRGLKYNQATATFHQWRDARHVYGLNFSCREDADSFARAMMHTLEILANKPNVNSAPPPPQALNPPAPYNGHNNTYNHDEDMGTMTREDAAILQQQPQYHAAQHQPHQNHQQYHPPSQYHAPHPHPHQAQATPPAPPPHGVHHTLPHQPSQPTPGHHRTNSAPMAPNMSLSAAGPPAPPAPPPVPPHQNLAPTNNGPVAPPTPPAAPQPPPMQQVQQPAPAPSAGPPPPPPPPGATGPAPPPPPPPPPQPDLTGLAAQLQQARLKRQAKQQTTPTTTEAASPSGGEHSGSSSSSAGSGGARGTLHCMMNEMARTLARRRAHLDRAEESSTESSVTSTPLKTWERSATLPHRLPAACNGTTATPESAGQPPAQSPRSVRKRFGSASEETILKQVNGGEGGCVTAAEWDAFKQEMMKEMRKELNIMKREIIDAMKAEFSRR, via the exons TGAACAGTCAATAAGCAGCGCCCGCGCCTCCGTCATGGTGTACGACGATGGGCAGAAGCGCTGGGTACCTTCAGGCAGCTCGTCCGGCCTGTCCAAGGTCCACATCTATCATCACACCCAGCACAATACCTTCAGGGTGGTGGGCAGAAAACTTAATGATCACGAG GTGGTGATAAACTGCGGAATAGTGCGAGGTCTAAAGTACAACCAGGCGACCGCCACGTTTCACCAGTGGCGCGACGCTAGACACGTTTACGGCCTCAACTTCTCCTGTAGAGAGGACGCGGATAGCTTCGCGAGGGCTATGATGCACACATTAGAG ATACTAGCGAACAAGCCGAACGTGAACTCAGCGCCGCCGCCCCCTCAGGCCCTAAACCCGCCCGCCCCCTACAACGGCCACAACAACACGTACAACCACGACGAGGACATGGG AACGATGACAAGAGAAGACGCAGCGATACTTCAACAGCAGCCCCAATACCACGCTGCGCAGCACCAGCCTCACCAGAACCACCAGCAATACCATCCGCCGAGCCAGTACCACGCGCCGCACCCACACCCGCATCAG GCGCAAGCAACGCCCCCTGCTCCGCCTCCTCATGGGGTTCACCACACGCTGCCTCATCAGCCAAGTCAACCGACACCAGGACATCACCGCACTAACAG CGCTCCAATGGCCCCGAACATGTCCCTATCGGCGGCAGGtccccccgcgccccccgcaCCGCCCCCCGTGCCCCCCCACCAGAACCTGGCGCCGACCAACAAT GGTCCAGTAGCGCCACCGACTCCGCCCGCGGCGCCACAACCACCACCGATG CAGCAAGTTCAGCAACCGGCCCCCGCGCCGAGCGCCGGCCCTCctcccccgcccccgccgccgggCGCCACGGGCCCcgcccccccgccgccgccgcccccACCCCCGCAGCCCGACCTCACGGGCCTCGCTGCACAGCTGCAGCAGGCCAGACTTAAGAGACAGGCCAAG CAGCAAACGACACCAACAACGACGGAGGCCGCGTCTCCGAGCGGCGGAGAGCACTCAGGGTCCTCCTCATCGTCAGCCGGCAGCGGCGGCGCCCGCGGCACCCTGCACTGCATGATGAACGAAATGGCCAGGACGCTCGCGCGGCGGAGGGCACACCTCGACAGGGCGGAG GAGTCGTCGACGGAGAGCTCCGTGACGTCGACTCCGCTGAAGACCTGGGAACGCAGCGCCACCCTCCCGCACCGCCTCCCAGCCGCCTGCAACGGGACCACAG CCACCCCGGAGTCGGCGGGGCAGCCGCCGGCGCAGTCCCCGCGCTCGGTGCGAAAGCGCTTCGGTTCCGCCAGCGAGGAGACCATTCTAAAG CAAGTGAACGGTGGCGAGGGAGGCTGCGTCACGGCTGCAGAGTGGGACGCCTTCAAGCAGGAGATGATGAAGGAGATGCGCAAGGAACTTAACATCATGAAACGAGAAATTATTGATG CTATGAAAGCAGAGTTCTCCCGCAGGTAA
- the LOC101735452 gene encoding protein enabled isoform X5 has translation MSEQSISSARASVMVYDDGQKRWVPSGSSSGLSKVHIYHHTQHNTFRVVGRKLNDHEVVINCGIVRGLKYNQATATFHQWRDARHVYGLNFSCREDADSFARAMMHTLEILANKPNVNSAPPPPQALNPPAPYNGHNNTYNHDEDMGYRTMTREDAAILQQQPQYHAAQHQPHQNHQQYHPPSQYHAPHPHPHQAQATPPAPPPHGVHHTLPHQPSQPTPGHHRTNSAPMAPNMSLSAAGPPAPPAPPPVPPHQNLAPTNNGPVAPPTPPAAPQPPPMQQVQQPAPAPSAGPPPPPPPPGATGPAPPPPPPPPPQPDLTGLAAQLQQARLKRQAKQQTTPTTTEAASPSGGEHSGSSSSSAGSGGARGTLHCMMNEMARTLARRRAHLDRAEESSTESSVTSTPLKTWERSATLPHRLPAACNGTTATPESAGQPPAQSPRSVRKRFGSASEETILKQVNGGEGGCVTAAEWDAFKQEMMKEMRKELNIMKREIIDAMKAEFSRR, from the exons TGAACAGTCAATAAGCAGCGCCCGCGCCTCCGTCATGGTGTACGACGATGGGCAGAAGCGCTGGGTACCTTCAGGCAGCTCGTCCGGCCTGTCCAAGGTCCACATCTATCATCACACCCAGCACAATACCTTCAGGGTGGTGGGCAGAAAACTTAATGATCACGAG GTGGTGATAAACTGCGGAATAGTGCGAGGTCTAAAGTACAACCAGGCGACCGCCACGTTTCACCAGTGGCGCGACGCTAGACACGTTTACGGCCTCAACTTCTCCTGTAGAGAGGACGCGGATAGCTTCGCGAGGGCTATGATGCACACATTAGAG ATACTAGCGAACAAGCCGAACGTGAACTCAGCGCCGCCGCCCCCTCAGGCCCTAAACCCGCCCGCCCCCTACAACGGCCACAACAACACGTACAACCACGACGAGGACATGGGGTACAG AACGATGACAAGAGAAGACGCAGCGATACTTCAACAGCAGCCCCAATACCACGCTGCGCAGCACCAGCCTCACCAGAACCACCAGCAATACCATCCGCCGAGCCAGTACCACGCGCCGCACCCACACCCGCATCAG GCGCAAGCAACGCCCCCTGCTCCGCCTCCTCATGGGGTTCACCACACGCTGCCTCATCAGCCAAGTCAACCGACACCAGGACATCACCGCACTAACAG CGCTCCAATGGCCCCGAACATGTCCCTATCGGCGGCAGGtccccccgcgccccccgcaCCGCCCCCCGTGCCCCCCCACCAGAACCTGGCGCCGACCAACAAT GGTCCAGTAGCGCCACCGACTCCGCCCGCGGCGCCACAACCACCACCGATG CAGCAAGTTCAGCAACCGGCCCCCGCGCCGAGCGCCGGCCCTCctcccccgcccccgccgccgggCGCCACGGGCCCcgcccccccgccgccgccgcccccACCCCCGCAGCCCGACCTCACGGGCCTCGCTGCACAGCTGCAGCAGGCCAGACTTAAGAGACAGGCCAAG CAGCAAACGACACCAACAACGACGGAGGCCGCGTCTCCGAGCGGCGGAGAGCACTCAGGGTCCTCCTCATCGTCAGCCGGCAGCGGCGGCGCCCGCGGCACCCTGCACTGCATGATGAACGAAATGGCCAGGACGCTCGCGCGGCGGAGGGCACACCTCGACAGGGCGGAG GAGTCGTCGACGGAGAGCTCCGTGACGTCGACTCCGCTGAAGACCTGGGAACGCAGCGCCACCCTCCCGCACCGCCTCCCAGCCGCCTGCAACGGGACCACAG CCACCCCGGAGTCGGCGGGGCAGCCGCCGGCGCAGTCCCCGCGCTCGGTGCGAAAGCGCTTCGGTTCCGCCAGCGAGGAGACCATTCTAAAG CAAGTGAACGGTGGCGAGGGAGGCTGCGTCACGGCTGCAGAGTGGGACGCCTTCAAGCAGGAGATGATGAAGGAGATGCGCAAGGAACTTAACATCATGAAACGAGAAATTATTGATG CTATGAAAGCAGAGTTCTCCCGCAGGTAA